Proteins encoded by one window of Flexibacter flexilis DSM 6793:
- the metF gene encoding methylenetetrahydrofolate reductase [NAD(P)H]: protein MTKVTQHIANANNKTLFSFEILPPLKGESITGLFKGIEPLMEFKPPFIDVTYHREEYVYKQRPNGFLEKITTRKRPGTVGICAAIMNRFHVDAVPHIICGGFSKEETENALIDLNFLGIDNVLALRGDAIKSEGVFVPEPDGHHYATELLGQITSMNKGQYLDEEMNAMYATDFCIGVAAYPEKHFEAPNLATDIKYLKRKIELGANYIVTQMFFDNQKYFDFVKRCREEGITVPIIPGLKPLTTRKQLNILPRIFHIDLPEVLAESIEACRTDADVRKVGVEWCISQSKELMAGGVPCLHYYSMGKSESVRQIASALF, encoded by the coding sequence ATGACAAAAGTTACCCAGCATATTGCTAACGCAAACAACAAAACACTTTTTTCTTTTGAAATTTTACCGCCACTCAAAGGCGAAAGTATTACGGGGCTGTTCAAGGGTATCGAACCTTTGATGGAATTTAAACCACCGTTCATAGACGTAACCTACCACCGCGAAGAATACGTTTATAAGCAACGACCCAATGGTTTTTTGGAGAAAATCACCACACGCAAACGCCCTGGCACAGTGGGCATTTGTGCCGCCATTATGAACCGCTTCCATGTGGACGCGGTGCCGCACATTATTTGCGGTGGCTTTAGCAAAGAAGAAACAGAAAATGCGCTGATTGACCTTAACTTCTTGGGGATAGATAACGTGTTGGCACTCAGAGGCGATGCCATCAAATCGGAAGGCGTTTTTGTACCAGAACCAGACGGCCACCATTACGCCACAGAGCTATTAGGGCAGATTACGAGCATGAACAAAGGCCAATATCTGGACGAAGAAATGAACGCCATGTATGCCACCGATTTTTGCATTGGCGTAGCCGCCTATCCCGAAAAGCATTTTGAAGCCCCCAATTTGGCGACTGATATTAAGTACCTAAAACGCAAAATAGAACTGGGTGCCAATTACATTGTTACGCAAATGTTTTTTGACAATCAAAAATATTTTGACTTCGTGAAACGCTGCCGCGAAGAAGGCATTACGGTTCCGATTATTCCAGGACTCAAACCCCTGACTACACGCAAGCAACTCAACATTTTACCGCGCATTTTTCATATAGATTTGCCAGAAGTGTTGGCCGAAAGCATCGAGGCTTGCAGAACAGATGCAGACGTACGCAAAGTGGGTGTAGAATGGTGCATTAGTCAGTCCAAAGAACTAATGGCTGGCGGCGTTCCGTGTTTGCATTACTATTCGATGGGAAAATCTGAATCGGTGCGTCAGATAGCCAGTGCATTGTTCTAA
- the yidD gene encoding membrane protein insertion efficiency factor YidD, producing the protein MDFIKNIFVGLLVLLVRIYQYVLSPILPNACRYTPTCSQYTVEALQKHGVFKGLWLAAKRIASCHPWGGHGHDPVP; encoded by the coding sequence ATGGATTTTATCAAAAATATATTTGTAGGCCTGTTGGTACTATTGGTGCGTATTTATCAATACGTCCTCTCTCCTATTTTGCCAAATGCCTGCCGCTATACGCCTACTTGCTCACAATATACAGTGGAGGCACTACAAAAACATGGCGTATTCAAAGGGCTTTGGCTGGCCGCCAAACGGATCGCGAGTTGCCACCCTTGGGGCGGTCATGGACACGACCCCGTGCCCTAA
- a CDS encoding Crp/Fnr family transcriptional regulator: protein MITTTEHTISHSGCMACSLVHLNPLGMCSKKNLTMVSSSKSNMSLAEGQVLYEQSAISQGIYCVHSGHLLLEKSIAGTKYPIKFCKSGDLLGLAAMFGTPSHHHTVTAISPVEVCFIDTAAAWHLFENEPAFNKQVMNSLVADLNWLESKASLSTYLNAEQRIADVLTMVYQSFGVNDEGKLNVPVSILQLVQWCNVSAKTATQLTNGFANKGWVIIENGVITSVLDSRNLKI, encoded by the coding sequence ATGATAACCACAACAGAACATACTATATCTCATTCGGGCTGCATGGCGTGTTCGCTGGTGCACCTGAATCCGTTGGGTATGTGCAGCAAGAAGAACTTGACGATGGTTTCTTCTTCCAAATCCAATATGTCGCTGGCCGAAGGGCAGGTTTTATATGAACAAAGTGCTATTTCGCAAGGTATTTATTGTGTTCATTCGGGGCATTTGTTGTTGGAAAAAAGCATTGCAGGTACCAAATACCCAATTAAGTTTTGCAAATCGGGTGATTTACTAGGTTTGGCTGCCATGTTCGGAACGCCTAGCCACCATCACACGGTTACGGCTATTTCGCCTGTGGAAGTTTGCTTTATTGATACGGCTGCGGCATGGCATTTGTTTGAAAATGAGCCAGCTTTTAACAAACAGGTAATGAATAGCTTAGTTGCAGACCTGAATTGGTTGGAAAGCAAAGCTTCGCTTTCTACTTACCTGAATGCCGAACAGCGAATTGCCGACGTGCTCACGATGGTATATCAGTCGTTTGGCGTTAATGATGAAGGTAAGTTGAATGTTCCTGTGAGTATTTTGCAGTTGGTGCAGTGGTGCAACGTATCGGCCAAAACGGCCACCCAGCTAACCAATGGCTTTGCTAACAAAGGTTGGGTAATAATAGAGAATGGCGTGATTACATCGGTTTTGGATTCCCGAAACCTCAAAATATAA
- a CDS encoding phosphatase domain-containing protein, with amino-acid sequence MNKKIILMRGLPGSGKSTWAKNLLKEQPNIYKRINRDELRLMFDDGQTSKESEKFIRQVRDTLIWEALRAGKNVIVDDTNLTDHHYEHFRQLIEKYNTAHTDNVQIEIQEMTTPLELCIHRDAQRPKPVGAKVIREMNDKLLKQKAGIYAAQDANLPKALICDLDGTLALLHHRNPYDTGRCETDELNQPVADLLNNYAAQGHKILLVSGRTDQFRAQTLRWLQKHLVPYHALIMRATTDNRRDSVVKRELFEQHIAGRYFIDFVLDDRNQVVDMWRGELQLPCFQVNYGDF; translated from the coding sequence ATGAACAAAAAAATAATCCTGATGCGCGGGCTACCTGGTAGCGGCAAGTCCACATGGGCTAAAAATTTATTGAAAGAACAACCCAACATATATAAACGCATCAACCGCGACGAGTTGCGCCTCATGTTCGACGACGGCCAGACGAGCAAAGAATCTGAAAAATTTATCCGACAAGTACGCGACACACTCATTTGGGAAGCACTACGCGCGGGCAAAAACGTAATCGTGGACGATACCAACCTCACCGACCATCATTACGAGCATTTCAGGCAATTGATAGAAAAATACAACACTGCACACACAGACAACGTACAAATTGAAATACAAGAGATGACCACGCCGCTGGAACTGTGTATTCATCGTGACGCACAACGCCCCAAACCCGTTGGCGCGAAAGTAATCCGAGAAATGAACGACAAGTTACTAAAGCAAAAAGCAGGTATTTACGCGGCACAAGATGCCAATTTACCCAAAGCTCTGATTTGCGATTTAGACGGAACACTCGCATTATTACACCACAGAAACCCCTATGATACAGGCCGTTGCGAAACTGACGAATTAAACCAACCCGTCGCCGACTTGCTCAACAATTACGCGGCACAAGGCCATAAAATTTTGTTGGTTTCGGGACGAACAGACCAATTTCGCGCCCAAACATTGCGTTGGTTGCAGAAACACTTAGTGCCGTATCACGCGCTTATCATGCGGGCTACTACCGACAACCGCCGCGATTCGGTGGTAAAACGTGAGCTTTTCGAACAGCACATCGCAGGCCGATATTTCATAGATTTTGTACTCGACGACCGCAACCAAGTAGTTGATATGTGGCGCGGCGAACTACAACTGCCATGCTTTCAAGTTAATTACGGTGATTTTTAG